CCGATAGCTCCCGGTATCGCGACTGCTCAGTCGGCAACCGCTGGGTCGCGAAGGTCCGGTAGCCGTCGATCAACTGCTTCGGAAAGAGCTTCATGCCCTCTGCCTAACCACATGGAGGTGACCGGAACAAGACTTTCGGTTGGGAGCCCGAAATGGTACGGCAGGGTTCAAACTACGACGCCGTGCAATGCCTAGACAGTAGTCTGTTGCCGAGCCAAAGCCGTCAGGAGATGCCGATGACCCGTCCGCGCCGCAGCCTGTTGTTCATGCCCGGATCGAACGCGCGGGCGCTGGAGAAGGCCCGCACCCTGCCGGCGGACGGCATTATCCTCGATCTGGAGGATTCGGTTGCGCCGGACGCCAAGGCCGTGGCCCGTGAGCAGATCGCCAAGGCGGTCGCCGCCAAGGGGTTCGGCAAGCGCGAGGTGCTGATCCGCGTCAACGCGCTCGACACGCCCTGGTGGGTCGACGACATCGGCATGGCCGGCAAGGCGCAGCCGGACGGCATCCTGGTCCCCAAGATCTCCACGGTCGACGATCTCAACGCCGTCGCCGGTCGCCTCAACGACGTCAATGCCCCGGCCTCGATCCGGGTCTGGGCCATGATCGAGACCGCACGCGCGGTGCTCGACGCCGACAAGCTCGCCGCGGCATCGAAGGATTCCGAGGTCAGGCTCGCGGGCTTCGTGTTCGGGCCCAATGACATCGCGCGCGAGACCCGGATCCGGATGAAGCCGGGCCGCGCGGCCATGATCCCGATGATCACGCATTGCATCCTGGCGACCCGCGCCCACGGTCTGGAAATCCTTGACGGGCCCTACAGCGACATCGGCAACATCGACGGCTTTGCCGAGGAGTGCGCGCAGGGACGCGATCTCGGCTTCGACGGCAAGACGCTGATCCATCCGAGCCACATCGACGCCTGCAATGCCATCTTCACGCCGCCCGAGGCCGAGGTCGCCGAGGCGCGCAAGATCATCGCGGCTTTCGAGAAGCCGGAGAATGCGTCGCGCGGAGCGATCCAGCTCGACGGCCGCATGGTCGAGCGCCTGCACGCCGAGATGGCAAAGCGCACCATTGCGATCGCGGACGCGATCACCGCGATGGGGCATTAGCCGATCGGTGATCTTGCCTTCTCACCTTGTAAGGCAGGGCAATCGCATATGCCGATCATGCTGCGCGCTCGGTGCGCGCGGCTTGGTCGGCCTCCCCACAAACTCGTCATGCCCGGGCTTGTCCTGGACAAGCCCGGCCATGACGATGTGAAAACTGCGCCGCGTTACACTCCGAACTTCTCCGTCGCCCAGGCATACAGGCTGCCGGGGCGCGGCGCCTGCTTGGCGCGCCCCTTGCCCGAGATGTGCAGGCCGATGATCTCCGGATCGTTCAGGTACCTGGAAAAATCCATCGGCTCGAAGAACAGTCTCGGCTCGGCGTGGACGGCGTAGAACGATCGCTTCGGCAGCGCATGCTGCAATTCGTTCTCGCGGCGCACCAGCGCGGTGAGCGCAGCCGGGCCGTAGATCGCAATGCGAATATCGGAGACGCGGTTCGATTTGCCGATCAGCCGGTGCATCGCAAAGGTCAGGCGGTGGCGCAGCGCCAGCCAGTCCGGCGTGAGTTCGTCCTGTGCCATCAGCGCTTCGAATGCGCGCACGATCGGATCGTCCGGCGGGAAATACAGCACGGAATTGCCGATCTGCCGCGGGCGTTCCCAGGCAAAATACGGCTTTGCAGGATCGAGCTCGACGGGTCTCAGCAACAGCACATCGGCGTCCAGCCAGAGGCCGGCGCGCTGTGTCATCAGCCGCATGCGGAAGAAGTCGCTGAATTGCAGGATGGTCCAGTCGCGCCATGAACCGTCAGGCTGCGGCGGGCGCAGCTTCTCGGCGAACGCATGCGGCAGCACCGCCTCGGCTTCGGCGTTGCCGATGCCGTCGGGCAGGCCGGGAATCGGATCGAAGCTGTAGACGGTGACCTTGTGCCCGGCCGCCAGCTGCGAGCGCAGGCAGGTCTGGCGCAACGCATCCATCGGGCCGTGCCAGAAGGTGACGACGTCAGGCAACATGTGCGGCAGCTATAAGCAGTTTTGCGTTGAAGACAAACCGACAAAGAAAAACCCCGGCGCCGACAGGCACCGGGGGCATGATGAAAAGGCCGCGCCTCAAGCCCAGGCGCGCTCCTTGAGCTTGGACTCGTAGGCGTCGATCGAGCTCTTCTTCTCCATCGTCAACCCGATGTCGTCGAGGCCGTTGATCAGGCAGTGCTTGCGGAACGGGTCGATCTCGAACTTCACCTTGCCGCCGTCGGGACCGCGGACCTCCTGGTTGGGAAGGTCGATGGTCAGGGTCGCATTGGCGCCGCGCTCGGCATCGTCGAACAGCTTGTCGAGGTCCTCCTGCGACACGCGGATCGGCAGGATGCCGTTCTTGAAGCAGTTGTTGTAGAAGATGTCGCCGAACGAGGTCGAGATCACACAGCGAATGCCGAAGTCGAGCAGCGCCCAGGGCGCGTGCTCGCGGCTCGAGCCGCAGCCGAAATTGTCGCCGGCGACCAGCACCTTGGCGTTGCGATAGGCCGGCTGGTTGAGGACGAAATCAGGGTTTTCGCTGCCGTCGTCCTTGTAGCGCTGCTCGGAGAAAAGCCCCTTGCCAAGGCCGGTGCGCTTGATGGTCTTGAGGTACTGCTTCGGAATGATCATGTCGGTGTCGACATTGATGATCTTCAGCGGCGCCGCGACGCCTTCCAGCGTGGTGAACTTGTCCATCGATGCACTTCCCGGTCAAAAAATGAGGGATACGGGCGGGATGTGTATCGCGAATGTGACAGCGGTAAAAGGGCCATTTCTGCAGGCCTAGCCCGCTTCCGCCTCAATCGCCTCCATATCGGCGTCCGACAGGCCGAAATGGTGGCCGATTTCATGGATCAGCACGTGGCGGACGATATGGCCGAGCGTCTCGTCATGCTCCGCCCAGTAGTCCAGGATCGGCCGCCGGTAGAGCCAGATCAGGTTGGGCAGCCGGGCGACGTCGCCAAAGCTCTGTTGCGGCAGGCCGACCCCCTGAAACAGGCCGAGCAGGTCGAACTCGCTCTCGGCCTGCATCTCGTCGAGCACCTCGTCAGTCGGGAAATCGTCGACGCGGATGATCAGGCCCTCGCAGAGGGTCCGGAACGTGTTCGGCAGGCGCTCGAAAATCTCGTGCGCCATCGCCTCCATTTCGGCGAGCGAAGGGGCTTTGGCTGTGGTCCACATGACACTCCTTTAGCGCGAGTGCCGCCGGCGGCGCCAGCGCAGTTGACCTTGGCGGCCCAATGGGAGACCGTGCGGCCCAATAACGGGGTGGCGTGATGAAACGGATCGTGGCGACAGCGCTGTTGGCGACATCAGTCGGGATTTGGCTTCCGGGAGCGGCGGCGCAAGCGCAGACCGCTCAGGCCGATGTGCGCGTGGCCCAAGCGGCGCCGGCGGCGGCGGGCAGCACAGTTGTCGTCGGGCGTCGCCGGCTGCGGCGCGTACCGATCTATCGGCCCGAGCATTGGGAACCGGATGTCATTCCACGCTACAATCCCGGTCCGAATGCCGTGCGCGAGTGTACGGCGACCTATGTGCAGGAATATCGGCCGAGCGGCACCGTGATCACGCCGCGCATGAACTGCTTCTGGCGGCCGGGCTAACGCGTCTTGGTGCGAGCCGGATACCGGCTAGCGCGATGATGCGAAAAATCATGCGTCCGTAAGGAACCCGCCTCGGGGCCGCGGCATTCATGATCGTGGCGCAGTCATTCATTCTCCATTCACGTCATCCGCACTCTGCTTGCGATCTGCGTCGCGGCAACGGGGCTCGATTCTATCAACTCCATCAGCGAATCGTCGTTGCAGGACGTGACATCCAGGAATCGAGGAGACAACTCATGAAGGTGACGAACGTTCTGGGGCTCGCGGCTGTCGGTGCCGTGCTGGTTTTGGCGGCGCCGACCGAGCGCGCGCAAGCGCTCACGCTCGCTACGCCAGGTGCGGCCGCAACGGTTCAGGACGACTCAAGCCA
The DNA window shown above is from Bradyrhizobium sp. ISRA464 and carries:
- a CDS encoding CoA ester lyase — encoded protein: MTRPRRSLLFMPGSNARALEKARTLPADGIILDLEDSVAPDAKAVAREQIAKAVAAKGFGKREVLIRVNALDTPWWVDDIGMAGKAQPDGILVPKISTVDDLNAVAGRLNDVNAPASIRVWAMIETARAVLDADKLAAASKDSEVRLAGFVFGPNDIARETRIRMKPGRAAMIPMITHCILATRAHGLEILDGPYSDIGNIDGFAEECAQGRDLGFDGKTLIHPSHIDACNAIFTPPEAEVAEARKIIAAFEKPENASRGAIQLDGRMVERLHAEMAKRTIAIADAITAMGH
- the leuD gene encoding 3-isopropylmalate dehydratase small subunit is translated as MDKFTTLEGVAAPLKIINVDTDMIIPKQYLKTIKRTGLGKGLFSEQRYKDDGSENPDFVLNQPAYRNAKVLVAGDNFGCGSSREHAPWALLDFGIRCVISTSFGDIFYNNCFKNGILPIRVSQEDLDKLFDDAERGANATLTIDLPNQEVRGPDGGKVKFEIDPFRKHCLINGLDDIGLTMEKKSSIDAYESKLKERAWA
- a CDS encoding metallopeptidase family protein, yielding MWTTAKAPSLAEMEAMAHEIFERLPNTFRTLCEGLIIRVDDFPTDEVLDEMQAESEFDLLGLFQGVGLPQQSFGDVARLPNLIWLYRRPILDYWAEHDETLGHIVRHVLIHEIGHHFGLSDADMEAIEAEAG